The following proteins are encoded in a genomic region of Primulina huaijiensis isolate GDHJ02 chromosome 3, ASM1229523v2, whole genome shotgun sequence:
- the LOC140974602 gene encoding protein DYAD-like, which yields MEPLAEQGGGNDAGKSLCLGRHNLVPPPPTSDHCTLLLKGDEKDKDDMQKHIQVGALYEIDHIHLPPRTPVQLRSVRVAMVCEKTKLNVAVRFPSMESLTAFFSYTKRETHPALDEKFVMGLALSEKVLFRLVSAEKFAEKRCSENFWLISSSVGSFRDKQEGYCLSELKGNGMVRWGIRRQVKYLGRHKSDEDDDNGGKIDAQNSSSSFVTGFEEIEMKLRGIGDKREFPGEEEGHEESDEEDEEEKIPEAEWNLKRKRYSTRNISMKKRKNEITKTKNQKQVDQKKNRFRRNKNGIKFKEARVLQNPKDRWSAERYKLAEHNLLEVMKVKGAMAEKPILRPQLRTEARKRIGDTGLLDHLLKHMAGKLAPGGKERFRRRHNADGAMEYWLESADLVNVRRDAGITDPYWVPPPGWKPGDSPTQDPICANEIKLLKDDISNIKRDHLKLVATNKQLEEEIVKLKRELDELSCKRKLEENQSMALISNGSGNTSDPELDQLAVKLVPPKCDLEKSPLSMETFEEQLMAISYFVEEMKKKFGKLMTPNVEERARTDFPLMAPTDQFKSEKDKTKNKQPQVQEISTVGDERSDFGEKPAFRSSPLGDQKAAKIQRLKSGFRICKPQGTFLWPNMVKNYSTPCANMSPQPDQVLVQVEVPTPPSVSSPVPTPPSVSSSTASAPPQLPYQHLLHPSPPVKPFAERGAVAVSLPTVPKGTNIEDVGANTFSTATVINQKRVPNSPNHVIPLMSTVANIKVWEGCVYGERNAMEYVNQKQQNACCSSSASSLASEVGNWLALSAPKSGSDEST from the exons ATGGAGCCACTGGCAGAACAAGGTGGTGGAAACGATGCTGGAAAGTCTCTTTGTTTGGGCCGACACAACCTCGTACCACCGCCACCAACATCCGACCACTGCACTCTCTTGCTTAAAG GAGATGAGAAGGATAAAGACGACATGCAAAAGCATATTCAAGTCGGCGCACTTTACGAGATTGATCATATTCATTTACCCCCAAGAACTCCGGTCCAGCTCAGATCCGTACGAGTAGCAATG GTATGTGAGAAGACAAAGCTTAATGTGGCAGTAAGGTTCCCAAGTATGGAGTCATTGACCGCATTTTTCAGCTATACCAAAAGGGAAACGCACCCTGCATTGGATGAGAAATTTGTAATGGGATTGGCTCTTTCTGAAAAGGTGCTTTTTCGATTAGTTTCTGCGGAAAAATTTGCTGAAAAGAGGTGCTCTGAGAATTTCTGGTTGATTAGTTCTTCGGTGGGATCGTTTAGAGATAAACAGGAGGGGTATTGCTTGTCTGAGTTGAAAGGTAATGGGATGGTAAGGTGGGGGATTAGGAGGCAAGTGAAGTATTTGGGAAGGCATAAAAGTGATGAAGACGATGATAACGGTGGGAAAATTGATGCTCAGAACTCATCTTCAAGCTTTGTGACTGGATTTGAGGAAATAGAGATGAAATTAAGGGGTATTGGTGATAAGAGGGAGTTCCCAGGAGAAGAAGAGGGACATGAAGAGA GTGATGAGGAGGATGAAGAGGAAAAGATTCCTGAAGCCGAGTggaatttgaaaagaaagagGTATTCCACAAGAAACATTAGCATGAAGAAACGAAAGAATGAAATTACCAAGACCAAAAACCAGAAGCAGGTTGACCAGAAAAAGAATCGGTTTAGGAGAAACAAGAATGGGATCAAATTTAAAGAGGCCCGTGTTCTTCAAAATCCTAAAGATCGTTGGTCTGCAGAGAG ATACAAACTTGCGGAGCATAATCTTTTGGAGGTGATGAAAGTGAAAGGAGCAATGGCCGAGAAGCCTATTCTTCGGCCTCAACTGAGGACCGAAGCAAGGAAGAGGATCGGTGACACAGGGCTCTTGGATCATCTCTTAAAGCACATGGCAGGGAAGCTTGCACCTGGTGGAAAAGAAAGATTTCGGAGGCGACACAATGCCGATGGAGCAATGGAGTATTGGTTGGAAAGTGCTGATCTTGTTAATGTAAGGAGGGATGCTGGGATCACTGACCCTTATTGGGTTCCACCACCTGGTTGGAAGCCTGGTGATTCCCCAACCCAGGATCCCATTTGTGCAAATGAGATCAAGCTTTTGAAAGACGATATTTCGAACATAAAACG GGATCATTTAAAATTAGTGGCAACAAACAAGCAATTAGAGGAAGAAATTGTGAAGTTAAAGAG AGAACTGGATGAACTTTCTTGTAAAAGAAAGCTAGAAGAGAATCAATCAATGGCATTAATATCAAATGGTTCTGGGAATACCAGTGATCCAGAGCTGGATCAACTTGCTGTTAAACTGGTACCCCCAAAATGTGATCTAGAAAAGTCACCTCTTTCAATG GAAACGTTCGAAGAACAACTCATGGCCATCTCTTATTTTGTTGAAGAAATGAAG AAAAAATTTGGAAAGCTGATGACACCAAATGTGGAAGAAAGAGCGAGAACAGACTTCCCATTAATGGCTCCAACAGATCAGTTTAAATCTGAAAAAGATAAGACAAAGAACAAGCAACCTCAAGTACAAGAAATATCAACGGTGGGGGATGAAAGATCAGATTTTGGAGAGAAACCAGCCTTCAGATCATCACCATTGGGTGACCAAAAGGCAGCAAAGATACAAAGGCTGAAGAGTGGGTTCAGAATCTGCAAGCCTCAGGGGACTTTTCTTTGGCCAAATATGGTAAAGAATTACTCCACTCCTTGTGCTAACATGTCCCCTCAGCCCGATCAGGTTCTTGTCCAGGTTGAAGTCCCAACCCCACCTTCAGTTTCCTCACCTGTCCCAACCCCACCTTCAGTTTCCTCCTCCACCGCCTCAGCTCCGCCGCAGCTTCCCTATCAGCACCTCCTCCACCCATCACCGCCGGTGAAGCCATTTGCGGAGAGAGGTGCAGTTGCAGTTTCACTTCCCACTGTACCTAAAGGCACAAATATTGAGGATGTGGGAGCCAATACTTTCTCCACAGCTACTGTGATCAATCAAAAGAGAGTCCCCAATAGCCCTAACCATGTCATTCCTCTT ATGTCAACTGTTGCAAATATAAAGGTGTGGGAGGGTTGTGTGTATGGGGAAAGAAACGCAATGGAATATGTAAATCAAAAGCAACAGAATGCATGCTGTTCTTCCTCAGCCTCAAGTTTGGCTTCTGAAGTTGGAAACTGGTTGGCACTTTCTGCTCCCAAATCTGGATCTGATGAATCCACCTAA
- the LOC140972265 gene encoding derlin-1.1-like gives MSTPAQYYNSLPPVTKTYAVVCLLTTSAYHLQLFDYQNIALLYSDVFKRFQIWRLVTSFFFLGPFSLAFALRLFTILYYGVQLERGPYDKRTADLVWMYIFGALSLLVIAAVPYFWSPFLGPSMVFVIVYIWGREFPNARINVHGLFELKGFYVPWYTLAMDLLLGNSLKVGFMGIAAGHLYYFVTVLYPLSSGNNICKTPKWVHKLVAFWGVGFQMNSPFRRSEPSEGVIFRGRSHRLNGSRATAPRPQTTSSEPVETDTDAAEPPNRTGGVAFRGRSYRLGGR, from the exons ATGTCTACACCAGCACA ATATTATAACTCTCTACCTCCGGTGACAAAGACGTATGCCGTGGTCTGTTTGCTGACCACTAGTGCCTATCACCTACAACTATTCGATTATCAAAATATTGCTCTTTTGTACTCAGATGTTTTCAAAAGATTTCAG ATTTGGAGGCTCGTCACGTCCTTTTTCTTTCTTGGGCCATTTTCACTTGCATTTGCTCTTCGTCTCTTCACGAT ACTATATTATGGAGTTCAACTAGAAAGGGGACCTTATGACAAAAGGACAGCTGACTTAGTATGGATGTACATATTTGGAGCCCTCTCACTCTTG GTCATTGCAGCAGTTCCGTATTTTTGGTCTCCGTTTCTGGGTCCGTCCATGGTTTTCGTGATTGTGTATATATGGGGTCGAGAGTTCCCGAATGCTCGAATCAACGTTCACGGTCTATTTGAATTGAAG GGATTTTACGTTCCATGGTATACGCTAGCAATGGACTTATTGCTGGGAAATTCTTTAAAAGTAGGTTTTATGGGAATTGCAGCGGGTCATCTCTATTACTTTGTCACAGTACTTTATCCACTTTCCAGTGGCAACAACATTTGCAAGACTCCAAAATGGGT TCATAAATTGGTGGCATTTTGGGGTGTGGGCTTTCAAATGAATTCACCATTCAGGAGGAGTGAGCCTTCAGAAGGAGTTATATTCCGTGGCAGGAGTCACAGGCTAAATGGGTCTAGAGCCACCGCACCTCGGCCACAAACCACCTCTTCAGAACCGGTGGAGACAGACA